From the Methanocaldococcus fervens AG86 genome, the window TCCTCTACTAGCTCCTCACCATTCAGTTATGCTCCAAATGACAATTGCAGGGCTTGTATTGTGTGATGTACTATACAGACTACTAACAGGGGGATAGAATGAAAAACTACATCTATTTATTCACAATCGCTTGCATTGTAGCTGTAATTTATTGTATACTAATAACTTTAACGCAACTTAACGTTGTTTCAGCAGTTTTAATATTTGGATTGATTTTAATATTGTCAATCTCAACGATAAGTGAAAAGATAGCTCATAAAATGGAAACTCTTGAAGTTTTATTTATGCTATTAGTTTTGGTTTTCTTTGCCTATGCGTTATATAAGCTATACATTCCTGTGTAGATGGTGAAATTATGGGATTATTTGAGTTAAATTTGGCGATAATCTTGTTTATCATTGGGAATTTTATTGGCTTGGAATACAGCTATAGAAAATACTCCTCTCCCTATGTAGAAAAGAAGATTGATAAAATTGCCTTAGCTTTGGCAATACTTGGCGGGATTTTGATTAATTCTCCTTTATACATGCTTGGATGCTTATTGATTGGATTTCCTTTAGGAATGAGACCAGGATATGGGAGAGTTGAGTTTGCAGTTGGTTTAATTGTGGCTTTATTACTTTATCTTGTATTAAGGTGGTGATTATGACAGAAATCGTTGATATTGACAAAAAATATATCGAAAATTCCCTAAAACAAAAAATGAACGTTCTTAAAGACAATAGATTTCTAATGGATGAAGTATTTATCCCAATATCTAAGGCATTAAAATTGGATGTTGATGAAGTGATTGAAATATTCGCCAAAAAATTAGATTTTGCCTCTTGCTATGAGCTACATGCCTATGCAGAACAGGCGAGAATGGGTTGTTTAGGGAGAAAGGTGGATATTGACTTGGGCTTATGTTGGCTTAGTGATTTCTTTGGATTGATTAAAAAGGAAGAGGCTGATTTAATTAGAAAGAAAGTTGTTGAGAGTCATTTATTGTATAAAAAGCCATATAAGGAAGCTTTAGAGGAAGGTAGGCAGATGATTCTTAAGTTATTAAAGGAGGAATAGCCATGATGAAGGAACTAATTAGAAAAAGGTCAATACATGTGTGTGTTGTCAATACTGGGGGATGCAATGGATGCGATATTGAAATTGTCTCCTGCTTAGCTCCAAGGTACGATATTGAGCAGTACGGGATTTATGTCCATAACAATCCAAGAGAGGCAGATGTTCTATTGGTTACAGGCCCTGTAACTTTACAATGGGCGGAGAGATTAAAGGAGATTTATGAAAAAACACCTGAACCAAAAGTGGTTGTTGCTGTTGGAGCCTGTGCTTTGAGTGGAGGAATTTTTAAAGAAGGGCATGTTGTTGGAGGGGTTGATAAAGTTATCCCAGTAGATGCAAAAATCCCTGGTTGCCCTCCAAGACCTTCTGAGATTATTGAAGCAGTATTAAAAGTTGCACCAAAAGCAATAGCAATGAGAGAAAAGAAATTAAAAAATAAGGATGAGTGAAAGTATGGCAACAGTTCCAATAGGTCCTATACATCCAGTATTAAAAGAACCGTTAAGAATTAAACTTGTTTTAGATGGAGAGAAGCCAGTTGATGCTGAAATTGAAATGGGTTATGTGCATAGAGGTATAGAGAGAATTATGGAAGGAAAACACTGCCATAAAGGAATTTATTTATCTGAAAGAGTTTGTGGAATCTGCTCTTACGTTCATACGATGACATTTGCCGAATGTATTGAGAATATATCAAAGATAGAGATTCCAGATAAGGCAAAATATTTAAGAGTTGTTACTTGTGAGTTGGAGAGAATACATAGTCATTTAATTGCTTCTGCAGTTTATAACTTGGCTATTGAACATGAAACACTTGCCATGTGGCTTTTAAATGCAAGGGAAATAATTATGGATTTAATGGAAATGATTACTGGAAATAGAGTTAATATGGGCTACAACGTGATCGGTGGGGTTAGGAGAGATATAAATAGAGAGATGATGGATGAAATCTACAAAAAACTTGATATCTTTGAAGAGGAAATAAAAAATATTATTGAAGTTTTTGAAACAGGTCCATTAATAGCCTTAAGAAGTAAAGGAATCGCTGTATTGCCATATCATAAAATTATGAGGACAAGGGCTGTTGGACCAGTTTGTAGAGGTTCTGGATTGCCAGAGAGCGATTGGAGGCTAAGGCATCCAACGTATCAAGAATTGAAGTTTAAACCAGTATGGAGGGAAGAAGGGGATAACTTTGCAAGAATGATGGTTAGGCATGAAGAGATTTTTGAGAGCATTAGGTTGATTAGAGAAGCGTTAGAGCATTATGAGGAATGCTCAGGAGATGTTAGAGTTAGAGCGGAGATTAAAGGAGGAAAAGGGGAGTGGAGGAATGAAGCTCCAAGGGGAGAGGTAACATACAAAATGGAAATTACCGATGGGGGAATAATAAAGAGAATAATGATTAGAACACCTACAGTTATGAACTTGGAAGCTTACAAATACATGCTAAAGACCTGTCCGACAGTAGCTGATGCCCTCTCCGCCTATACAAGTATCGACCCATGTGTTTCATGCACAGAAAGAAGTATCGTTGCCATAAAAGATGGAAAAGAAATTCCATTGAACTTTGGAGTGATGCTCTGATGTATTAAGGGGCTCTTAGTATGTTATAACGTCTTTGATAATTATCAGGTGGTTATTATGGCATCTTCGTTATGGTATCTTTATGAATTTGCAAGGAAAAAGTGGATTAAAAAATTTGTTGATGCAAAATCTGAGGAAAGTTCCTATATACCACCGGAGAGGTATAGAAAAGTTCCTCCAGTTGTCGAATTTCCTGAGAGGTGTATATCTTGTGAAGCTTGTAAAGAGAGTTGCCCAGCTTTTGCAATTGAACTAATTTATAATGAAAGTTATAACAAAAAACTTCCTAAAATTGACGAAGGTTCATGTATTGCATGTGCTAACTGTGTTGAAGCTTGCCCTACTGGTGTTTTGGAGATAGATAAGCATAGGGCTGAGACAGAGGGGTTGTTTTTTGATATACCTAAATACACCAATTTAATAATAGATGAGGAAGTGTGTGTTAGATGCGGCAATTGTGAAAGAGCCTGTCCAGTTAATGTAATTAAGCGTAAAGAAGGGAGGTATGTAATAGATAGAGCTTCATGTATTTCATGTAAGGAATGTATAAAAGCATGTCCAATTGAAAACGCTATAGTTGTTTTTGATGAGAGAACTTTAAAAGAAAAAATAGAAAAAGCCTTTGAAATTAAAAATAAAATAATTATTGGTAAATTAGAGGTTAAAGAAAATGTTATTGAAGAGATTCCACATATAGTCGATAGTCTATGCATAACTTGTGGGACTTGTAAGGATGTATGTATAGGAGAGATTGATTTGAAAGAGAAAAAGGTTGTTGAATGCGTGAAATGTGGTTTATGCATTGAAGTTTGTCCAACTACTGCCATAAGAACACATGTTCCAATTATCCCAAAAAGAAAAGACATTTGCTATGTTATTGATGAAGACCTATGTATTGGTTGTAGAATCTGCCAGAAAGTCTGCCATGTCAATGCAGTTAAGATAAGCAAAGAAATAAAATTGCCATACATTGTTCCTGAATTATGTGTTGCCTGTGGAGCGTGCGAAAGAGAATGTCCTGTTGGTGCTATAAGGGCAGTTAAACCAGAAGAGGCTAAAGAAGCTGTTAAGAGAAGAATAATAGAAGATAAGATAATTGAGAATATTGAAGAAGATTTAATATCCTTTACTGAAAAATATGGAAAGGTTATGGAAGAGATTGAAAAATTATCCCTCAAAAAGATGAAAGAAGAGTTAAAGAGGAAAGTTCATGAAGAAAGGAGAAGAATAAAGGAAATGAAGAGGGAGCTTTATGATAAAAAAGATAATCGCTAAACATTTTAATTTAGAAGATAGAGGCATTGAAATACTCCCTAAATTCAACATCATTTTAAATAAAAGAGAAATCATTGTTAAGGAGGATAAATGCATCAATTGTGGAAGATGTATTGAAGTCTGCCCAGTTAATGCAATAAACTATGATAAGAGTGGATTATTCATAAATATAGAGAAGGAAAAATGTGTTTTTTGTGGAAAGTGTAAAATGGTTTGCCCAACGGATGCCGTTGTAATAATAAGGTTGAGATGCGAAATTAACGAAGATACAAAGATTGTTGAAGTGAATAAATATGAATTTATTGAGTACATGAGTGAAAAATGTGCCTCTTGTTTAGTTTGCTTAAGGAACTGCCCATTTAATGCTATCGAGGAATATGGGGAGAAGATTAGAATTGACATAAATAAATGTGAACTCTGTGGAAGATGTGAGGAAATATGCCCTTTAAATGCTATAATCTTGCGATGAAGCCTTTAGCAACAACCTTTTAGTAAAAGGTTGCTCGAACAACCTTTTAAGAAAAGGTTGATCAAAACTTATGGGTATACCAATAGGGCGTGAGTCCTATGGTGCATTGATCAAAACGGATGCATTAAGGAAGGGCTTTTCAGCCCTTCATAATGTCTCTTAGTTAAAGTGGAGTTGCCAAAGGCAACTCCGCTCTGGGTATAGCAATAGGGCGAAGCCCTATGCATGTATTGCCTCGCTACGCTCGGCAAGGTCTCTTAATTAAAAAAGTTTTATCAGTTTCTTTAAGGTGATTGTGTTGATTGAGATAAAAAAGCCATTAAATGAAATATTGGCAAAGATAGATGGTGATAAAGAGTGTATTAGCAGAGTAGCTCAAAAGATAACTCCTATAACCTATAAATTAATATATGTTAATGAAACCAAATGTGTTAGATGCAATCTCTGTTATAAAGAATGTCCAGTAGATGCTATTGAAAAGGCAAAAATCAAAAAACCAGCAAAAATAATTCATGATAAATGTGTTAAATGTGAAATTTGTGCCCAAACATGCCCAGTTGGAGCTATATACGTTATAGAAGGGAAGGCAGAGATTAATAACGATGAAGTTAATTATGAAATAAAAAATAAAGTAATCCCTCATAGAAAAATTAGGTTAAAAAATTATGAGCTTGATGAGAGTAAATGTATTAAGTGTGGAATTTGTGCAAGATACTGCCCAACAGATGCTATAAAAGTAGTTATAAGAAAGAGCATTGATGTTAATTTAGATTCATGCATGGGTTGTGGAGCTTGTGCTGAAGTCTGCCCAAAAAAATGTATAAGGGTTGAAAGCGACATAGGAGAAGTTATAAAAACAAGAGATATTGAAGTTAATAAAGATTTGTGTGTTGGATGCTTTGTTTGTATTGAAGAATGTCCTATTAACGCTATTGAGCAAGAGGGGGACAAAGTTAAGATTAATAAAGATAAATGCATATTGTGCGGAAGATGTGCAGATGTCTGTCCTGCCAATGCCATAGATATGTGGGAGAAGTAAATTACTATTCCGGAATCTTATATAATCTTTTTTCCATGAATGAGAAGCTTAAATCAATTAATACAGCCAATATAATTGCAGGTATTGAGCCAGCTAACACCTTTTCTATGTTAAAACTCGCAAGACCTTCAAATACAAGTGTTCCCAATCCGCCGGAACCAATTATTGCTGTGAGAATTGCTATTGAATTAGCCAATACTGCTGCAAATTTAATGCCTGCAAACATTGCAGGATAGGCGTGTGGAAACCTTACATACCCTATTATCTCCCACTCTGTAAGTCCTATACCTTTTGCAGCATCAATTATGGAATTATCAACCTCGCTAAGCCCAACATATGTGTTTTTAACTATTGGCAACAACGCCCTAAGTAATATTGCAAATATAGCAGGTGTAAATCCAATTCCTAAAAGTGGGACAACAAGGGCGACAACAGCAAAACTTGGAATTGCCTGAACAAGGTTTGCAAACCCTATTATTGTTAACGCTAACTTTTCACTCTTCAATGATATTACTGCCAAAAGCTATTCCAACCACTATGCTAATAAACAAAGATGCATAGGTTAAGATAACATGCTCCCAAATGCAGATAATATGGCTTATTACTCTAAAAAAGGATTAATGTAGCTATTAAATATTGCACGAGTGTTATCCTGAGCATGTAGATATTGTCCCAATAAAATAAAATCTTAAAATAAAAATTTTTGATATAGTGTATCAATGAAATTGATTTCATAACCGGTTGGAGTAGTTGAAGAAAACATGGAAATTATTAATAACACTGCCCCCAATGTCACCAATGCGTAGATATTTGAAACAATATCTGCAACGATAACTACGCATTCGTTAGTTCTTAACAGCCAGCCAAGCATGTAAAAATAAATATACATGCCTAAACCACTACCTAAAAATATTGCTGCAATAAGTATTGAACTCTTTCCTATAAAAAGTCCTAACAATCCTAAAACCATAACAAGCCCGTAGGAGACTGCCAATGATATGATACCTGAGACAATAATTGCCACAAATATCCACAAATAAGATGCTTCAACTTCAAGATCTTCAAGTGTAGTTTTAAAAAGAAATACCTTAACAGATATTGGAATTATCATTAAAAATATGGTAAAAAAATATTCGCCGAGATTCAGCATTGTTTCACCGATATTCTGACATAATTAAATTAATACATAAATAGAAAGATAAAGATTATATAGTATATAATGTAAAAACAATGATATAAAATAGTATTGTTGATAAAAATTAATAGCACATAAATAAAAACAAAAATCTTATAATTCAACATTTTCTTCAATTAGTCCTTCTAATTCTAAATACTTCTTCTTCAATTCTTCCAAAATATTCTCATCCACTTTCCAATATCCTCTTTTATTGGCCTCAATTAACTTCTCAACAATCTCTTTTGTTGCATAAACATTTAGGTTTTTCATTCTTTCAAACAGCTTTTCATCAAGAACAAACCTCTCAGCAACCTTATCCTACACCCAATTATCAACAGCCCCTGTTGTAGCTGATAATCCTAAGAGATACTCAACCCTATCAGCAACTTTCTGAACACCTAAGAACCCATGTTTAAGCATTTCTTCAATCCATTTTGGATTTAATGTTCTTGTTACTGTTCCCCTTTCAATGCTATCTTTAACTGACTCTACCTTAACAACCTCTTTTGTAGAATCTACTATGAGCATTTCTGGCTTCTCTCCTTTTAAAATCTCAACAGATTTAGCTAAACCACCAAAAAATTCATAATAGTGGTCTAAATCTGTTATCTCATAGTCGTGTGAGCATCTAACTTGAGATATAACTTCAACTTTTCCAAGCAATTTTTCAAACAGTTCCTTAGTCTCTTTAGTTGAAGTTGCAAAGTATCCAACATTCCTCCTTAAAATCTCTTTCATTTCTTCATCAATCATTTTTAAACCTCCTTAAAATTGATTTCAATTCATCTAAGCTTTTATATTCTGGATTAACTGAGATGAGGATAGCTTCTGCTTCATCTTCACATTCCAATCCAACTTCAAAGTTTGCTGGAATATAGGCAAAATCATTGGCGTTTAATTCAAGGTTGTTCAACTTAACTCTACCTTTTATTAAATACATCATCCCATCCCTTGGATGGGAGTGAGGTTCAACCTTTAAACCAGAAGGAATTTTTAAATGAATGATTGCAATTTTTTCTGAAACAAATAACGGTTTCATTATACCTTCTGGAGTATTAAATTCCTCCATTTCATCAAATCTTACTACTTTCATAAAATCACCTTACTTTAGCAACTATGATTTTTGAAGGGCTGTGAGTATCTGAAATATCAACAATATCGACAACTTCAAATCCACAAGATTCGAGAATATCGCAGAATTCAGGTGTAGAATAAACTCTATCAACTTTGTCAAGTATTGAAAACATTAAATCAAAGAACACTGCTGTGGAATCTTCTTTTAAGTCATCGATATACCAATGCTTTGTTATTAAGATGCCATCATCGCTAAGGGATGCATGGACTTTTTTCAGTATTTTTGTTAATTCCTCATGAGGTCTGTAAAGAACATCCGATGCAAAAATTATATCATATCCAGAACCAATTTCGTCTTTTGTAAAGTCTCCAGGTATTAAATTAACCTTATCTCCAACGAATTTCTTAGTAGTTTCAAGCACATGGGGTAAATCAAACACATAAGCGTCAAGTTCTGGATTTATTTCTTTAAAAGCCAAGGCATACAATCCATGCCCTCCACCTAAATCAAGAAGCTTCTTTGCTCTTTTAAATTCAGGCAACTCTTTAACAACTTCAACGGTCTTTGGTAGATCTCCTCTTACAGCCCCCTCAGCCATTGCAAGTATAAAGCTTTCGTTAAATACGGAATTATTACCTTGGAAACCTAAAGGTCCGTTCTTTAAAGCTTCTAAAAGTTTACTCCATCTCTCTTCTCTTGTCTTTTTG encodes:
- a CDS encoding 4Fe-4S binding protein, with amino-acid sequence MASSLWYLYEFARKKWIKKFVDAKSEESSYIPPERYRKVPPVVEFPERCISCEACKESCPAFAIELIYNESYNKKLPKIDEGSCIACANCVEACPTGVLEIDKHRAETEGLFFDIPKYTNLIIDEEVCVRCGNCERACPVNVIKRKEGRYVIDRASCISCKECIKACPIENAIVVFDERTLKEKIEKAFEIKNKIIIGKLEVKENVIEEIPHIVDSLCITCGTCKDVCIGEIDLKEKKVVECVKCGLCIEVCPTTAIRTHVPIIPKRKDICYVIDEDLCIGCRICQKVCHVNAVKISKEIKLPYIVPELCVACGACERECPVGAIRAVKPEEAKEAVKRRIIEDKIIENIEEDLISFTEKYGKVMEEIEKLSLKKMKEELKRKVHEERRRIKEMKRELYDKKDNR
- a CDS encoding 4Fe-4S binding protein, translating into MIKKIIAKHFNLEDRGIEILPKFNIILNKREIIVKEDKCINCGRCIEVCPVNAINYDKSGLFINIEKEKCVFCGKCKMVCPTDAVVIIRLRCEINEDTKIVEVNKYEFIEYMSEKCASCLVCLRNCPFNAIEEYGEKIRIDINKCELCGRCEEICPLNAIILR
- a CDS encoding 4Fe-4S binding protein, which codes for MIVLIEIKKPLNEILAKIDGDKECISRVAQKITPITYKLIYVNETKCVRCNLCYKECPVDAIEKAKIKKPAKIIHDKCVKCEICAQTCPVGAIYVIEGKAEINNDEVNYEIKNKVIPHRKIRLKNYELDESKCIKCGICARYCPTDAIKVVIRKSIDVNLDSCMGCGACAEVCPKKCIRVESDIGEVIKTRDIEVNKDLCVGCFVCIEECPINAIEQEGDKVKINKDKCILCGRCADVCPANAIDMWEK
- a CDS encoding DUF2104 domain-containing protein; the encoded protein is MGLFELNLAIILFIIGNFIGLEYSYRKYSSPYVEKKIDKIALALAILGGILINSPLYMLGCLLIGFPLGMRPGYGRVEFAVGLIVALLLYLVLRW
- a CDS encoding DUF1959 family protein; its protein translation is MTEIVDIDKKYIENSLKQKMNVLKDNRFLMDEVFIPISKALKLDVDEVIEIFAKKLDFASCYELHAYAEQARMGCLGRKVDIDLGLCWLSDFFGLIKKEEADLIRKKVVESHLLYKKPYKEALEEGRQMILKLLKEE
- a CDS encoding NADH-quinone oxidoreductase subunit B family protein, translating into MMKELIRKRSIHVCVVNTGGCNGCDIEIVSCLAPRYDIEQYGIYVHNNPREADVLLVTGPVTLQWAERLKEIYEKTPEPKVVVAVGACALSGGIFKEGHVVGGVDKVIPVDAKIPGCPPRPSEIIEAVLKVAPKAIAMREKKLKNKDE
- a CDS encoding methyltransferase; this encodes MPKKVIELPPADPNIISELAQSVEKFSVLATAVELNLFDHFKKPKSAEEVAKELNLDERLTKKVCNALVASGFLKEINGKYSLTKASKVFLLSDSPFYQGNLIKLYKKTREERWSKLLEALKNGPLGFQGNNSVFNESFILAMAEGAVRGDLPKTVEVVKELPEFKRAKKLLDLGGGHGLYALAFKEINPELDAYVFDLPHVLETTKKFVGDKVNLIPGDFTKDEIGSGYDIIFASDVLYRPHEELTKILKKVHASLSDDGILITKHWYIDDLKEDSTAVFFDLMFSILDKVDRVYSTPEFCDILESCGFEVVDIVDISDTHSPSKIIVAKVR
- a CDS encoding hydrogenase large subunit is translated as MATVPIGPIHPVLKEPLRIKLVLDGEKPVDAEIEMGYVHRGIERIMEGKHCHKGIYLSERVCGICSYVHTMTFAECIENISKIEIPDKAKYLRVVTCELERIHSHLIASAVYNLAIEHETLAMWLLNAREIIMDLMEMITGNRVNMGYNVIGGVRRDINREMMDEIYKKLDIFEEEIKNIIEVFETGPLIALRSKGIAVLPYHKIMRTRAVGPVCRGSGLPESDWRLRHPTYQELKFKPVWREEGDNFARMMVRHEEIFESIRLIREALEHYEECSGDVRVRAEIKGGKGEWRNEAPRGEVTYKMEITDGGIIKRIMIRTPTVMNLEAYKYMLKTCPTVADALSAYTSIDPCVSCTERSIVAIKDGKEIPLNFGVML